The following proteins are co-located in the Blastopirellula marina genome:
- a CDS encoding endonuclease/exonuclease/phosphatase family protein, whose protein sequence is MNVSRRQFVSALGAASISMVGLGLASHRSQAEDADAKSSLRVIAYNIYAGKGWPSDRPLAKKAVKAGQMPERLALELALYDPHIVNFSESPSEAFTQEVAERLGMHHVRFPSGGNWPGTLLSKYEILESENTPLGYDRPKDLYTRHWGKAIIKLPNGDPLVVHSAHLYPVEDPTIRLKEIPAMLKSMQPDLDAGRSVLLIGDLNHQPDAKEYELWQAAGLVDTFAKRGQGDGLTFLSDKPYKRIDYIMAAGPIAQKITEAKPLFEGAFRLNPEDENAFALSDHLPQYAVFEM, encoded by the coding sequence ATGAACGTTTCTCGTCGTCAATTCGTTTCCGCTTTGGGTGCGGCCAGCATCAGTATGGTTGGCTTGGGCCTCGCATCTCACCGTAGCCAAGCCGAAGATGCAGACGCGAAATCGAGCTTGCGAGTGATTGCTTACAACATTTACGCGGGCAAGGGATGGCCTTCCGATCGGCCTCTGGCCAAGAAGGCGGTCAAAGCAGGGCAAATGCCAGAACGGTTGGCACTGGAGCTCGCCCTGTACGATCCGCACATCGTCAACTTCTCCGAGTCCCCGAGCGAAGCATTCACGCAGGAAGTTGCCGAGCGATTAGGAATGCACCATGTGCGTTTCCCCAGCGGAGGCAACTGGCCGGGCACGCTGCTCAGCAAATACGAGATCCTCGAATCAGAAAACACGCCACTCGGTTACGATCGCCCGAAAGATCTGTACACACGACACTGGGGGAAAGCGATTATCAAACTTCCCAATGGCGATCCGTTGGTGGTCCACTCGGCCCATCTCTACCCTGTCGAAGATCCGACGATTCGCCTTAAAGAAATCCCCGCGATGCTCAAATCAATGCAGCCCGACCTGGACGCTGGTCGTTCCGTTTTGCTGATCGGCGATTTGAATCACCAGCCAGACGCCAAGGAATACGAACTGTGGCAAGCAGCCGGCCTGGTCGATACATTCGCCAAGCGAGGACAGGGGGACGGCCTAACCTTCCTGTCCGACAAACCCTACAAACGGATCGACTATATCATGGCGGCCGGACCGATCGCCCAAAAAATCACTGAAGCCAAGCCACTATTCGAAGGCGCGTTTCGTTTAAACCCTGAAGACGAGAACGCATTCGCCCTAAGCGACCACCTGCCGCAGTATGCGGTGTTTGAGATGTAA
- a CDS encoding TerB family tellurite resistance protein — protein sequence MFVLGHAKVERPEGTRLIYCRTCRTGRNATVWRVRLWMTAFGARVLPMWILERFLVCGRCGEKYGMDILNLNPGKSAPPFDQQMLRTMVYAALADGLVDDAERRAIGKLYDEQFEMALLEDQLELEISAAKRESTSLNTYLEQYAELMTPRQKQTAVELAYRVMSAGGPPKPGHQRQLHNLCPTLQMPPDEFDLILVELKRRPIGIGR from the coding sequence ATGTTTGTTCTGGGGCACGCGAAAGTAGAAAGGCCGGAAGGTACGCGGCTCATCTACTGCCGCACTTGTCGAACGGGCCGCAATGCAACCGTGTGGCGAGTTCGCTTGTGGATGACAGCGTTTGGGGCGCGCGTGTTACCGATGTGGATTCTCGAACGCTTTCTCGTATGTGGCCGTTGCGGCGAGAAATACGGGATGGATATTTTGAATCTGAATCCTGGTAAGAGCGCGCCGCCATTCGATCAACAAATGCTGCGCACGATGGTCTATGCGGCGCTGGCCGATGGTTTGGTGGACGATGCGGAACGCAGAGCGATCGGGAAGCTGTATGACGAGCAGTTCGAGATGGCGCTGTTAGAAGATCAACTCGAACTCGAAATCTCGGCCGCCAAGCGGGAGTCGACTTCCCTTAATACCTACCTGGAACAGTATGCCGAATTGATGACGCCGCGACAAAAGCAAACGGCGGTCGAACTGGCGTACCGCGTGATGTCGGCCGGTGGACCACCGAAGCCGGGCCACCAGCGACAGCTTCACAATTTATGCCCAACCTTGCAAATGCCACCTGATGAGTTCGACCTGATTTTGGTCGAACTCAAAAGGAGACCGATCGGTATCGGACGTTAA
- a CDS encoding SHD1 domain-containing protein, translating into MTWARSLQSLGLVLVLLAFGGSLRSVKADEYRTWVDKTGKFKVEASLHSFADGKVTLHTKDGREVVVPVAALSEGDQKFVNKLDVNPFSGGTSLDPAPAMRPQPSSAASNAVSSPTKSGGLLAKGAAATELPVDGVDIFINIDQGLDKIAADPVPAPVKFRQMVVPLEKLDAYAKVSQPIVIDPEKPTFAVSTNRVGNAVSPDNFGRIYLASFGKSRPVTAMDLDDTLKLIDHHVGTDRSVAVIGVDGSTERGGDLILLSGLSTGSPKALARWHLPEWEKPGFKPKVEFGKMLDGERAAVQVNDTLYIWNLQTGKSLFVLDKIRAGGKLAMSGSGKYLAVPVSGGVRVVETETGELLGGVSIATTLTPEAHFSPDGKLLGLIAGSQYVVWDLTSGRELADGTVEGVPGKFFGWIDNDYMMTQLAGIIDPELGMTLWKYSVPSGTDTVTLSGGIAVLDSYGSQPTTLVTLPVPHDPVTKVKRKLTGNSSDLLLIQPGTEVALKIDAIPGVDQEMIKTGLSEAVERAGWVVNPDSPIVLVAKIGRGEPMELNFRMLGAGFRSPGETAKITPYTASLEVKHGPKVLWTRKSENMVPRLLHLKKDQSVQEAVSEYEKPDPKFFTYLRLPPKVLKPEVAQFVGRSRIKEGRWADSN; encoded by the coding sequence ATGACTTGGGCAAGAAGCTTGCAGTCTCTCGGTTTGGTTCTTGTACTACTGGCTTTTGGCGGCTCGCTACGATCGGTCAAAGCAGACGAGTATCGAACGTGGGTCGACAAGACCGGTAAGTTCAAGGTGGAAGCGTCACTGCACTCGTTCGCCGATGGCAAGGTCACTTTGCATACCAAAGATGGTCGAGAGGTCGTGGTGCCCGTTGCCGCACTCAGCGAGGGAGATCAAAAGTTCGTCAATAAGCTAGATGTTAACCCGTTTAGTGGCGGCACGTCGCTTGATCCGGCTCCGGCAATGCGGCCGCAACCATCTTCGGCTGCCTCCAACGCGGTGAGTTCTCCGACCAAGAGTGGCGGTCTATTGGCCAAGGGTGCGGCGGCCACCGAGTTACCGGTCGATGGGGTCGATATCTTCATCAATATTGATCAGGGGCTGGACAAGATCGCGGCCGATCCTGTGCCCGCGCCCGTCAAGTTTCGCCAGATGGTCGTACCGCTCGAAAAGCTCGACGCTTATGCCAAAGTTTCGCAGCCGATCGTGATCGATCCGGAAAAACCGACCTTTGCCGTCTCGACCAATCGCGTCGGCAACGCTGTTTCGCCTGACAACTTCGGACGGATTTACCTGGCCTCCTTCGGTAAGTCGCGGCCGGTTACCGCCATGGATCTGGACGACACTCTAAAACTGATCGATCACCATGTTGGAACCGACCGTAGCGTGGCAGTGATTGGCGTTGATGGCTCAACCGAACGAGGGGGCGACCTGATCTTGCTAAGCGGTTTATCCACCGGCAGTCCCAAGGCACTCGCACGTTGGCATCTGCCAGAATGGGAGAAACCTGGGTTCAAGCCGAAAGTGGAATTCGGCAAGATGCTTGATGGCGAACGTGCTGCCGTGCAAGTGAACGACACCCTTTACATTTGGAACCTGCAAACCGGCAAGTCGTTGTTCGTGCTCGACAAGATACGTGCTGGGGGCAAACTGGCCATGAGCGGATCAGGCAAGTACCTCGCCGTTCCCGTCAGCGGTGGTGTCCGTGTGGTGGAAACGGAGACGGGCGAGCTACTCGGCGGTGTTTCAATTGCCACCACGCTCACCCCGGAAGCCCACTTCTCGCCAGACGGAAAGCTGCTTGGCCTGATCGCCGGAAGTCAGTACGTCGTGTGGGATTTGACGAGCGGCCGTGAACTGGCAGATGGAACCGTCGAAGGAGTGCCGGGCAAGTTCTTCGGCTGGATCGATAACGATTACATGATGACGCAACTGGCCGGCATCATCGACCCGGAACTGGGGATGACGCTGTGGAAGTACAGTGTCCCATCGGGAACCGATACCGTGACGCTCTCAGGCGGAATTGCTGTGCTTGATAGTTATGGCAGCCAGCCAACAACTTTGGTGACGCTGCCGGTCCCTCACGATCCAGTCACCAAAGTGAAACGCAAGCTCACCGGCAACTCAAGTGATCTCTTGCTGATCCAACCAGGGACCGAGGTCGCACTCAAGATCGATGCGATCCCCGGGGTCGATCAAGAGATGATCAAGACCGGACTATCCGAAGCGGTAGAGCGTGCTGGGTGGGTGGTGAATCCAGATTCGCCCATCGTGCTGGTCGCCAAAATCGGTCGAGGCGAACCGATGGAACTCAACTTCCGCATGTTGGGCGCTGGTTTCCGTTCGCCGGGAGAAACAGCCAAGATCACTCCCTACACGGCCAGCTTGGAAGTCAAACATGGTCCGAAGGTATTGTGGACCCGCAAAAGCGAGAACATGGTGCCGCGGCTTCTTCATCTGAAGAAAGACCAATCGGTTCAAGAGGCGGTTTCGGAATACGAGAAACCCGACCCCAAGTTCTTCACCTATCTGCGTCTGCCGCCCAAGGTGTTGAAGCCGGAAGTTGCCCAGTTCGTCGGTCGCAGCCGTATTAAGGAAGGTCGCTGGGCCGATTCCAACTAA
- a CDS encoding Rieske (2Fe-2S) protein yields MPNWVDVASEAACPEGSALEVVAAGRMVALYHTSDGMFATDGMCAHQGGPLGQGQLCGKIVTCPWHGWQYDVTTGKHELSSIHLDCFEVKVEAGRIWVDVTE; encoded by the coding sequence ATGCCCAATTGGGTTGATGTGGCATCGGAAGCCGCTTGTCCGGAAGGATCGGCGTTGGAAGTGGTCGCCGCTGGACGGATGGTGGCGCTTTATCACACGTCCGATGGCATGTTCGCCACCGACGGGATGTGCGCCCATCAAGGTGGGCCGCTGGGACAGGGGCAGCTCTGTGGCAAGATCGTCACTTGTCCTTGGCATGGTTGGCAGTACGACGTCACGACGGGAAAGCACGAGCTGAGCTCGATTCACCTCGACTGCTTTGAAGTGAAAGTCGAGGCTGGCCGTATCTGGGTCGACGTAACCGAGTAG